GGCTACGGCCTCTTTGCCGCGGTAGCTTTTTGTGAGGTTTCGTGCCTCGAGGGTATGCATTATTTCGTCTTCTTGTTCTCGATGAAGACCTTAGGGTTTTCGACGATCGAGCGGTCTTCCTTCATGAGGTATGTCATCTTTGTCCCCGAAACCACATTGCCTCCTTCAGTCGCCCTGGGATCTCCCGTAAAAATCACCTTCTCGTCGTCGGCGAAATAAGTGGCTTCTTCGGAGGTTATGACCCGATCGCCCCTTACCAGTCTCACGTGTCCCTTCGCATCAATCCTCGTCACGTTGCCTCCCTCTGCATACGAGACGAGCATGCTGTCTGAAGAGATCGTCCCGTTGTCTGTCCGCGCAGTGACGGAACCTTCAAAAAGGGCGGTATGGGCCTTGTTATCCGCTGTCAGGCTCGTTGAATTTATGACAATCGGCCCCTTGGTTTCGAATGGCTTCTCTTCACCCTGGCAGGGTGTAGGTGCAAGGGAAAGGAGGAGCAGGGGCAAAAGGGCAAATACCCTTACTATCTTTCCGGAAACCGAAAGGGACAAAGAACTGTAGTATCCCATCCGGACTCTAAAAGAATGTCGCCTGAACATTTTTCATGAGTTTCACTTTCTGGTCCTGAGTGGCGACAAGCCCGTCACCCTCTATCCTGAAGTTCTTACCGTCCATCCGGACCCTGTCGGGGGAAGTCAGCGTTTCCTGTGAAGGATCCCACGAGAGAGACTTCGCGGAGATGACGGAATCCTTGATTCGTATCTTTATGTTATCCTCAAGGAGGACTGCCCGCGTTGTCAGGTTGTAGGTTCCCGAATCGGCGTTCAGTACGACCCCTTCTTTTATCGCGTTTACGGTTACCGCACTCATCTTGGCGACGGTTTCGTCCCTCGTGAAATCGGCCTTTTTCGCGGAGATCACCCAGGAATCAGTGCCGTTTTTTTTGTGCACGATACGCAGTCCTTCAATATATGAGTTTGTTTTCAACGACGAGCCTATCCTGTATTCCTTCTCTCCGCTGAAGAGGAGATAGGATAGGGCGAGCAGGGAGAGGACAATGAGACCTACATACCTC
This window of the Thermodesulfovibrionales bacterium genome carries:
- a CDS encoding LptA/OstA family protein, whose amino-acid sequence is MGYYSSLSLSVSGKIVRVFALLPLLLLSLAPTPCQGEEKPFETKGPIVINSTSLTADNKAHTALFEGSVTARTDNGTISSDSMLVSYAEGGNVTRIDAKGHVRLVRGDRVITSEEATYFADDEKVIFTGDPRATEGGNVVSGTKMTYLMKEDRSIVENPKVFIENKKTK
- the lptC gene encoding LPS export ABC transporter periplasmic protein LptC, whose translation is MRYVGLIVLSLLALSYLLFSGEKEYRIGSSLKTNSYIEGLRIVHKKNGTDSWVISAKKADFTRDETVAKMSAVTVNAIKEGVVLNADSGTYNLTTRAVLLEDNIKIRIKDSVISAKSLSWDPSQETLTSPDRVRMDGKNFRIEGDGLVATQDQKVKLMKNVQATFF